One genomic window of Pelagicoccus enzymogenes includes the following:
- a CDS encoding MFS transporter, which yields MQTTPETKHATPPLKMSEKLGYAAGDLASCLYFGVFMNYLAIFYTDVFGISAGALAFMILVTRTWDWINDPIMGIVADRTKSKFGKFRPWLIWILPFWVVLGVLTFTTFDLGESHKLIYAYVTYTFLMMAYTAINVPYSALMGVMTPRSDQRTLLNSFRFLGAFLGTTTVSFSMLYLVKFFGNGNDQTGYAMTMGLFGVISAGLFLTTFFTTKERIEPPKGQKTDIGKDLAMAAKNGPWRAIIFISILTILWISIRSGTTAHFFKYVSGNELWAGTYLGVGGAIQAGGVLLTKQITQIFGGKKNAYFALTAINVALLVVFYWLPYDNLTILLVHQIISSFLTAPLMALFWSMLADTADYGQWKLGHRATGLLLSTGTSSMKIGWSLGPAIAFWMLEYTFGFVANQAQTPATIEGMRLLMSLIPAGVGVLAAAAVFLYRIDSKTELEMEAAIAKQRDDEEKLASTCP from the coding sequence ATGCAGACCACCCCTGAAACGAAACACGCGACTCCGCCCCTGAAGATGTCGGAGAAACTGGGCTACGCCGCCGGAGACTTGGCTTCCTGTCTCTATTTCGGCGTGTTCATGAACTACCTCGCCATTTTCTATACCGACGTATTCGGCATATCGGCCGGCGCCCTCGCTTTCATGATTTTGGTCACCCGCACCTGGGACTGGATCAACGACCCGATCATGGGAATCGTGGCCGACCGCACCAAAAGCAAGTTCGGCAAATTCCGCCCCTGGCTCATCTGGATTCTTCCCTTCTGGGTCGTGCTAGGCGTCCTGACCTTCACCACCTTCGACCTCGGCGAATCGCACAAGCTGATCTACGCCTACGTCACCTACACCTTCCTCATGATGGCCTACACCGCCATCAACGTTCCGTACTCTGCCTTGATGGGTGTCATGACGCCGCGTTCCGACCAGAGAACGCTCCTCAATTCCTTCCGCTTTCTCGGGGCTTTCCTCGGCACCACTACAGTCAGCTTCAGCATGCTGTATTTGGTCAAATTCTTCGGCAACGGCAACGACCAGACCGGCTACGCCATGACCATGGGACTCTTCGGCGTCATTTCCGCCGGCCTCTTCCTCACCACCTTTTTCACCACCAAGGAACGCATCGAGCCACCTAAGGGCCAGAAGACAGATATCGGCAAAGACCTGGCCATGGCCGCCAAGAACGGGCCCTGGAGAGCGATCATCTTCATCAGCATTCTCACCATACTCTGGATTTCCATCCGCTCGGGAACCACTGCTCACTTCTTCAAATACGTTTCCGGCAACGAACTGTGGGCCGGTACCTACCTCGGCGTCGGCGGAGCCATCCAGGCCGGCGGCGTGTTGCTGACCAAGCAAATCACCCAAATTTTCGGCGGAAAAAAGAACGCCTACTTCGCCCTCACCGCTATCAACGTCGCCTTGCTTGTAGTCTTCTATTGGCTGCCCTACGACAACCTGACCATTTTGCTGGTACACCAAATCATCAGCTCCTTCCTCACGGCTCCGCTGATGGCTCTCTTCTGGTCCATGCTCGCCGACACCGCTGACTACGGACAGTGGAAGCTCGGCCACCGCGCCACTGGCCTTCTTCTCTCCACCGGCACTTCCTCCATGAAGATCGGCTGGTCCCTCGGCCCCGCCATCGCGTTCTGGATGCTCGAGTACACTTTCGGATTCGTGGCCAACCAAGCTCAAACGCCCGCAACCATCGAAGGCATGAGACTGCTCATGAGCTTGATCCCAGCCGGCGTCGGCGTACTAGCTGCCGCTGCCGTCTTCCTCTATCGCATCGACAGCAAAACGGAACTCGAGATGGAAGCCGCGATTGCGAAGCAAAGAGACGACGAGGAGAAGCTCGCTTCCACCTGCCCGTAA
- a CDS encoding XylR family transcriptional regulator, translated as MIDRPRVAIVLRGWLEENLNLLHSLAKFKRFNANWHVFVDDLARGAEDPDWLLDQGWDGIICKENSDELFRKARERGIACVDLSDSGVLRADCPKFRPNNVAAGHLGAEHFVEKGFRHFAFCGFKGDLWSEERRDGFVEGLALAGKKCTTFETVYPGVSQPAWEFAEEDEMARWLKTLPKPVAVFACNDLRAVHVVNACQQADFRVPEEVAILGVNNDSARCELSAPSVSSIPVDVSEYARAAGATLEALMKGAEPKDFKELTLIDPLEVVTRRSTSIMAVEDQAVAQALNLIRERACKGITVEEVAKAVHISRSLLEKRFRQYVGRSPQVEIRQAQVIQIKQMLVETEYSLAHIAEMAGFEHPEYMSVVFKRLTHTTPSAYRRKSKELASVGL; from the coding sequence ATGATCGACCGTCCCCGTGTGGCTATCGTTTTAAGGGGTTGGCTGGAGGAAAACCTCAACCTTCTGCACAGCCTCGCCAAATTCAAACGCTTCAACGCGAATTGGCACGTCTTCGTGGACGATCTGGCCCGTGGAGCGGAGGATCCCGACTGGTTGCTGGACCAAGGCTGGGACGGCATCATCTGCAAGGAGAATTCGGACGAGCTCTTTCGCAAGGCCCGCGAGCGTGGCATCGCTTGCGTGGACCTGTCCGACTCGGGCGTCTTGCGAGCGGACTGCCCCAAGTTTCGTCCCAACAATGTGGCGGCTGGGCATCTCGGAGCGGAGCACTTCGTGGAGAAAGGCTTTCGGCACTTCGCCTTTTGCGGCTTCAAGGGGGACCTTTGGTCTGAAGAGCGGCGCGACGGTTTCGTGGAAGGCTTGGCCTTAGCGGGCAAGAAGTGCACCACTTTCGAGACGGTTTACCCTGGAGTGAGCCAACCTGCCTGGGAATTCGCGGAAGAGGACGAGATGGCCCGCTGGCTGAAAACCTTGCCGAAGCCAGTGGCGGTTTTTGCCTGCAACGACCTGCGCGCGGTGCATGTGGTGAACGCTTGCCAGCAAGCGGACTTTCGCGTGCCGGAGGAAGTGGCGATTTTGGGCGTCAACAATGACAGCGCCCGTTGTGAGCTCAGCGCTCCGTCTGTGTCCAGCATTCCGGTGGACGTTTCCGAATACGCCCGAGCGGCCGGGGCCACTTTGGAGGCTCTCATGAAGGGTGCGGAGCCAAAAGACTTCAAGGAACTCACCTTGATCGATCCGTTGGAGGTGGTGACGCGCCGTTCCACCAGCATCATGGCGGTGGAGGACCAGGCGGTGGCCCAAGCCTTGAACTTGATTCGGGAGCGGGCTTGCAAGGGGATCACCGTTGAGGAGGTGGCGAAGGCGGTTCACATTTCGCGCAGCTTGTTGGAAAAACGCTTTCGCCAGTACGTGGGCCGTTCTCCGCAGGTGGAGATTCGCCAAGCTCAGGTGATCCAGATCAAGCAGATGCTGGTGGAGACTGAATACTCGCTGGCCCATATCGCCGAGATGGCAGGGTTCGAACATCCCGAGTACATGAGCGTCGTATTCAAAAGGCTGACACACACGACGCCGAGCGCCTACCGAAGGAAGAGCAAGGAGCTGGCCTCAGTGGGGCTGTGA
- a CDS encoding AGE family epimerase/isomerase translates to MKTQSLPPLRTFRQELKTELFENILPYWDRLRTTHSFISALDSANQPMPETPLGLIMVSRLLWTYSRAYSLHGKRQYRELADHAKHVLRMRFCDTENGGYYWSLQHDGQPWESKKQCYGQAFCIYAFSEHFAATGDVDSLDRARSLFALLETKAWDSKEGGYLETFEPDWTPMQKMRLGDGDLEAPKTMNNHLHIIEAFANLQKISPSPEVEAALRSVLRLTADRIILPDTARFGLFYDMDWKLLDSVISPGHDIEGSWLLFEAAEILGDSELEKEFKQRALDMADCVLQTGIDPDDHAVRDEFHEGQGYADTKCWWPQAEGMVGFFNAYQLSGDVRYLEASQKIWDYIKGNLIDRVNGEWLWGRHADGRPMNNEKAGPWKSSYHNARACFELMERIQRVK, encoded by the coding sequence GTGAAAACCCAATCCCTGCCGCCGCTCAGAACCTTCCGCCAGGAGCTGAAGACAGAATTGTTCGAAAACATACTTCCCTACTGGGACCGCCTGCGCACGACCCACAGTTTCATTTCCGCCCTCGATTCCGCCAACCAGCCGATGCCTGAAACGCCACTTGGCCTGATCATGGTCTCCCGCCTGCTCTGGACCTACAGCCGAGCCTACTCGCTGCACGGAAAAAGGCAGTATCGGGAGCTCGCCGACCACGCCAAGCACGTGCTTCGCATGCGCTTCTGCGATACGGAAAACGGCGGTTACTACTGGAGCCTCCAGCACGACGGACAGCCCTGGGAGAGCAAAAAGCAATGCTACGGACAAGCCTTCTGCATCTACGCTTTCTCCGAACACTTCGCGGCCACCGGCGACGTGGACAGTCTCGATCGAGCTCGCTCGCTCTTTGCCCTGCTCGAGACCAAAGCTTGGGACAGCAAGGAAGGCGGCTACCTCGAAACCTTCGAGCCCGACTGGACGCCCATGCAGAAGATGCGGCTGGGCGACGGCGACTTGGAAGCGCCCAAGACGATGAACAACCACCTGCACATCATCGAAGCCTTCGCCAACCTGCAAAAGATTTCGCCCTCGCCCGAGGTCGAGGCCGCCCTCCGGAGCGTGCTCAGGCTTACCGCCGATCGTATCATCCTTCCGGATACTGCACGCTTCGGACTCTTCTACGACATGGATTGGAAGCTTCTCGATTCGGTCATCTCCCCTGGACACGACATCGAAGGAAGCTGGCTTCTCTTCGAAGCGGCCGAGATCCTAGGCGACTCGGAGCTGGAAAAGGAGTTCAAACAACGAGCCCTCGACATGGCAGATTGCGTTTTGCAGACAGGGATCGACCCTGACGATCATGCAGTCCGCGACGAGTTTCACGAGGGGCAAGGCTACGCAGACACCAAGTGCTGGTGGCCTCAAGCCGAAGGGATGGTCGGCTTCTTCAACGCGTATCAACTTTCCGGAGACGTCCGCTACCTCGAGGCTAGCCAAAAGATTTGGGACTACATCAAAGGCAATCTGATCGACCGAGTGAACGGCGAGTGGCTCTGGGGCCGCCATGCCGACGGTCGCCCCATGAACAACGAAAAAGCGGGTCCTTGGAAATCCTCTTACCACAATGCTCGGGCCTGTTTCGAGCTAATGGAGCGGATTCAACGGGTTAAATAG
- a CDS encoding glycoside hydrolase family 130 protein yields MSTYETRLTQLIEAQEALLAQPNAPVEPGNGIFHRYQNPVLTEKHAPLFWSYDLDPESNPHLMERIGVHCAFNAGAIQLDGKFYVVARVEGNDRKSFFAIAESPNGVDNFRFWDHPVTMPETEVPDTNVYDMRLTQHEDGWIYGLFCTERKDPNAKPFDLSSAVAQCGIARTKDLKTWERLPDLKTPSAQQRNVVLHPEFVGGKYALYTRPQDGFIDAGSGGGIGWGLCDDMTNAVVEKESIIDSRAYHTIKEVKNGQGDAPIKTPQGWLHIAHGVRGCASGLRYVIYAFMTSLEDPSKLTHSPGGFLIAPEGDELVGDVMNVAFTNGTIVTESGEVFIYYASSDTRLHVATSTIEKLVDYVTHTPADPLFSAKCVAQRNELIDKNLAYMAKTQGPLIDRINSLRVK; encoded by the coding sequence ATGAGCACATACGAAACCCGCCTCACTCAACTCATAGAAGCCCAGGAAGCTCTCCTCGCCCAGCCAAACGCTCCAGTCGAGCCGGGCAACGGCATCTTCCATCGCTACCAAAATCCGGTCCTCACCGAGAAGCATGCTCCGCTCTTCTGGTCCTACGACCTCGATCCAGAGAGCAATCCCCACTTGATGGAGCGCATCGGCGTACACTGCGCCTTCAACGCTGGAGCCATCCAGCTCGACGGCAAATTCTACGTCGTCGCCCGCGTCGAAGGCAACGACCGCAAGTCCTTCTTCGCCATCGCCGAAAGCCCCAACGGAGTCGATAACTTCCGCTTCTGGGACCACCCCGTCACCATGCCAGAGACGGAAGTGCCCGACACCAACGTCTACGACATGCGCCTCACCCAGCACGAAGACGGCTGGATCTACGGCCTCTTCTGCACCGAACGCAAGGACCCCAACGCCAAACCCTTCGACCTCTCATCCGCCGTCGCCCAATGCGGCATCGCCCGCACCAAGGACCTTAAGACTTGGGAGCGCCTACCGGACCTCAAGACCCCCTCCGCCCAGCAACGAAACGTCGTGCTGCATCCTGAATTCGTAGGCGGAAAATACGCCCTCTACACCCGACCCCAAGACGGCTTCATCGACGCCGGATCCGGCGGCGGCATCGGCTGGGGCTTGTGCGACGACATGACAAACGCGGTCGTCGAGAAGGAGTCCATCATCGATTCCCGCGCTTACCACACCATCAAGGAGGTCAAAAACGGCCAAGGCGACGCCCCCATCAAAACGCCTCAAGGCTGGCTGCACATCGCCCATGGAGTGCGCGGCTGCGCCAGCGGCCTGCGCTACGTCATCTACGCCTTCATGACCTCGCTGGAAGACCCCAGCAAGCTTACCCACTCACCTGGCGGCTTCCTCATCGCCCCGGAAGGCGACGAGCTGGTGGGCGACGTCATGAACGTTGCCTTCACCAACGGCACCATCGTGACCGAGTCCGGAGAAGTGTTTATCTACTATGCCTCCAGCGATACACGGTTGCACGTAGCCACCTCCACCATCGAAAAACTCGTCGACTACGTCACCCACACGCCCGCAGACCCGCTTTTCAGCGCCAAGTGCGTTGCCCAGCGCAACGAGCTCATCGACAAGAACCTCGCCTACATGGCTAAGACTCAGGGACCGCTGATCGACCGCATTAACTCCCTCCGCGTCAAGTAG